The nucleotide window TGATCTTCGTGGGGCCGGCGACGGACCAGGAGGAGGTGGCGCGGCTGGCGCAGAAGTACCGGCTCCGGCACGTGCCGGTGGTGGACAACGACATGCGGCTCCTCGGGGTGGTGACGCTCCAGGACATCATCGAGGTCATCCAGCACGAAGCCAGCGAGGACATGATGAAGCTGGCGGGCGTGGGGATGGTGGACAGCCTCCACACCCCGCTCCGGGCCCGCTTCCGGATGCGTTTGCCCTGGCTCTATCTGACGCTCGGGGGGGAGCTGTTCATCGCGCTCGTGCTCTCGAGAATATTCCGGGCGACTCTGGAACGGGCGTCGATCCTGGCCGCGTTCATGCCCGCCATCATGGCCACGGGGGGGAACGTGGGCCTCCAATCGACCACGATGGTCATCCGGGGACTCGGGATGGGCACCCTCCACCGGGGACAGTTCCTGCGCGTGCTCGCCCGGGAGTTCCGGCTGGGTCTTCTTCTCGGGGTCAGCTGCGGGGTGGCGGCTTCCGGGGTGGCCGTGGCCCTCGAATGGGGCCACGCCGAGGTGTTCAAGCTGGGAGCGGCGGTTTTCGCGGCGATGGTGTCGGCCACGGCGGCGACGTCCCTCGTGGGGACGCTGGAGCCGCTGGTGCTTCACCGGCTGGGGCGGGACCCGGCCGCCGCGTGCGGCCCCTTCGTCACCATGTTCAACGACCTTTTCGGGACGACCGTCTACTTCCTCATCGCGACGCTGCTCGGGTTTTCCGCGGCCGGAGCGGTCTGACGGAGCGTCGAACGCCGGGCGCCTTCACCGGCCGGGGCCGGGCCGGCGGGTGAGGCCGGGGTATCCATCGAACCCCGCGTCGAAGCTCAAGATCGTCGGGACGCCGTGGCGCTCCATCACGGCGATGTGGAGGGCGTCCCGGGAGGACAGGCGTTTGCTTCCCAGGAGGATGTCGCGCGCCCGTTCGACGTCCCGTCGCTCGACCGGGAACACCTCCTCAACAACGCCCAGGAGCGCTTCGAAGGCGACGGGAATGGCGTCCGGTCGCTTGAGGGCGGAGTATCGGTGAAGGATTTCCTGAAGAACTTCCGCGTCCGTGACCAGGACCTCGTGGCGGGAGACCGCCTCTTCCAGAAGGCGCCGGGCCTCGTTCTTGTGGGGGTGTTCGGCTCCCACGAGGTACATGGGGACGTTCGAGTCGACCAGGATCATTCCGGAAGGCCCGCGCGCGCTCCCTGGTCGATCTCGGAGAGCATTCGGGGAAGATCCGCCGTGGGAAACGAATGTCCGAAGGCTTCTCGAATGACGGACAGTTTGCGTGACGCCGTCGAGGCCGGCTGGCCGCGCCGGGCGGCGCGCAGCGCCTGGCGCACCCATTCGGAAACCGTCATGCGCCCGCGCCGGGCGGCGCGACGGATTTCCCGAAGCTCGTCTTCCTGGAGGAGGATTTGAAGTCTCTTACTCATGCTATGAGTATATCAAACGTATTGAATGAGTCAACATCTCTCGGCACGGAGTTCAACGGACGAGGACGCGGGCTCGGGAGATGGGACGGTCCCCCTCCGCGCCTTCCTACCGGAGGGCCAGGAACTCCGCCGCCATGCGGCCCACCTGGGCGTCCGCTCCTGCGGCCTCCCGGAGCTGCTCGAGGAAGGGGACGTGTTCGGGCTTGAGCGTTCCCGTTCCGGTGAAGAAGGAGGGAAAGTTTTTCTGGAAGGAAGGCAGAAGGGCGAGGGCCTTCGGGGAAGCGGGCGTGCGCGCCGCCTGCAGGCGCTTGGAGAGCTCCCGCGCCTCGGGAAGCCCCTGAAGCTGGCGCTGGAAGAGGGGCAGATAGAAGACGGCCAGAACCGGATCCTTCTCCGCCAGCTCCCCGGCCAGCTCGACCACGGCCCGGACGCGCGCGCGGATCTTTTCGCGGAGGACGTCGGCCCTGGCGCGGACCTTGTCGGGCGCCTTTTCGGCGAGCTCGTGGGCCTTGCCCAAAGCCAGGGCCTGAGCGGCCTCGACGGCGCGCCGGAGCTCGGGCTCCGGAAAGTCCGGAGCATAGAGGAAGGGGGCCAGGGCCAGGTCGGCGCGCCGGAAGACGCGGGCGGCCTCGGCGACGTCCTCGTCCGCGATCGTGTGTCCCTTCTCGGGGAGGACCTTGAAGTGGAGGTCCGGCCATCCGCCGCGTGAGGCTTCGCTGAGGAGGGCGGCCATCAGCTGCGTGTTGCTTTCCCCGAGCCGCGCGAGCGTCCACTCTTTCCGGCCGACGGCCACGAGCCAGGCCATCGGGGCGGGCTTCTGGTGCCGGGGCGGCTGCCAGTAGTTCGATCCGTAGAGGGCCGCCTGGCAGAACGGCCATTCCCTGCCCCGGGGCGCCCCGCCGTGCCGGTCGTAGAAAAGCCCGTGCGGCAGGCCGCCGCCGGAAAACGAGGCGATCACGCCCCGCCCGGCCACCACCT belongs to Planctomycetota bacterium and includes:
- a CDS encoding magnesium transporter, with product IFVGPATDQEEVARLAQKYRLRHVPVVDNDMRLLGVVTLQDIIEVIQHEASEDMMKLAGVGMVDSLHTPLRARFRMRLPWLYLTLGGELFIALVLSRIFRATLERASILAAFMPAIMATGGNVGLQSTTMVIRGLGMGTLHRGQFLRVLAREFRLGLLLGVSCGVAASGVAVALEWGHAEVFKLGAAVFAAMVSATAATSLVGTLEPLVLHRLGRDPAAACGPFVTMFNDLFGTTVYFLIATLLGFSAAGAV
- a CDS encoding type II toxin-antitoxin system VapC family toxin, with amino-acid sequence MILVDSNVPMYLVGAEHPHKNEARRLLEEAVSRHEVLVTDAEVLQEILHRYSALKRPDAIPVAFEALLGVVEEVFPVERRDVERARDILLGSKRLSSRDALHIAVMERHGVPTILSFDAGFDGYPGLTRRPGPGR
- a CDS encoding CopG family transcriptional regulator; translated protein: MSKRLQILLQEDELREIRRAARRGRMTVSEWVRQALRAARRGQPASTASRKLSVIREAFGHSFPTADLPRMLSEIDQGARAGLPE